The Lutibacter profundi genome includes a region encoding these proteins:
- a CDS encoding SRPBCC family protein codes for MRFLKYIFYLLLILIIGVSIYIATLDGSYNIKQSKVIKAPIEVVFNVVNDFRSWQNWGTWFEIDSTIVASFPKVTSGVGASYSWSGAGSNGSIKTLSLIPNKEIIQQIDFGTGSTSEVYWLFNNSNNGTKITWGMKGKSNFMEKLHWLTQGGIEKNMTPIYNRGLALLNNYILKELEKHAIEIKGVVYFGGGYYLYQTTSSKINDFEFKMKKMLTKILNYMKNNNINASGKPFTITHKWDEENQTTMFSTCVPIKERIITTEDILTGFLKPQKTFKTILKGDYKFSFEAWQATFKAINEQGFVKKQDGEPFEVYTVGPRENVNPSKWITEIYVPIK; via the coding sequence ATGAGGTTTCTAAAATACATTTTTTATTTACTGCTTATTCTAATAATTGGAGTATCTATTTACATTGCCACTTTAGATGGAAGTTACAACATTAAACAATCAAAAGTAATAAAAGCACCTATTGAAGTGGTTTTTAATGTTGTAAATGATTTTAGAAGTTGGCAAAACTGGGGGACTTGGTTTGAAATAGATTCAACAATTGTAGCTTCTTTTCCCAAAGTTACTTCAGGAGTTGGTGCATCGTACTCTTGGAGTGGAGCAGGTAGTAATGGCTCTATAAAAACTTTATCATTGATTCCGAACAAAGAAATTATCCAACAAATTGATTTTGGAACTGGAAGCACTTCTGAAGTTTACTGGCTATTTAACAATAGCAATAATGGCACTAAAATTACTTGGGGAATGAAAGGTAAAAGTAATTTTATGGAAAAATTACACTGGCTAACTCAGGGTGGTATTGAAAAAAATATGACACCTATATACAATAGAGGTCTTGCACTATTAAATAATTACATTTTAAAAGAATTAGAGAAACATGCTATTGAAATTAAAGGCGTGGTATATTTCGGTGGCGGATATTATTTATACCAAACTACCTCTAGTAAAATAAATGACTTTGAATTTAAAATGAAAAAAATGCTTACAAAAATTCTTAATTATATGAAAAACAATAATATTAATGCTTCTGGAAAACCATTTACCATAACACACAAATGGGATGAAGAAAATCAAACAACCATGTTTTCTACTTGTGTTCCAATTAAGGAGCGAATTATTACTACTGAAGATATTTTAACAGGATTTTTAAAACCTCAAAAAACGTTTAAAACAATTCTTAAAGGCGATTACAAATTTTCTTTTGAAGCTTGGCAAGCAACCTTTAAAGCTATAAATGAGCAGGGATTTGTCAAAAAACAAGATGGTGAGCCTTTTGAAGTTTATACTGTTGGCCCTCGTGAAAATGTAAACCCTTCAAAATGGATTACAGAAATTTATGTACCTATAAAATAA
- a CDS encoding dipeptidyl-peptidase 3 family protein: protein MKIKYFLVVILMTSLLFSCSNNSKEDKNNKEVQTPFNYEVEQFADVKILRYQIPGFNELSLKQKELVYYLSQAGMVGRDIMYDQNYRHNLKIRRALEHIYTNYKGDKTTDDWKNFETYLKRIWFSNGIHHHYSNDKFKPAFSQEYFDVLLKETNTKLTGEAYDVIFNDADAKKVNLDASKGLLKGSAINFYSPNITEHDVDAFYASKIDKNDTTPIEYGLNSKLIKKEDGTIVEKVWKVGGMYDKAIEKIVYWLGKAVTVAENDKQAKALNLLIEYYKTGDLKIWDDYNIVWATSTEGDIDYINGFIEVYNDPKAFRGSYETIVQIKDFDMSKKMAVVSKNAQWFEDNSTIDENHKKKNVVGVSYKTVNVASEAGDASPSTPIGVNLPNNNWIRQQHGSKSVSLGNLIEAYNQAGGTDKLKEFAFDEAEVNAEIKYGHLADKLHTALHEVIGHASGKINPGVGQPKETLKNYSSTLEEARADLVGLYYLPDEKLVEMKLSPNAVGIGKAAYDGYIRNGLITQLIRLNLGDDIEEAHMRNRQLVASWAFEKGKKENVIEKVVKNNKTYFVIRDYDKLRTLFGDLLREIQRIKSEGDFEAGKALVETYGVKVDQAMHKEVLERNSKFKSAPYSGFVNPVLVAEKDAAGNITAIKVTQPTGFAAQMLDYAKRYTTLPDTN, encoded by the coding sequence ATGAAAATTAAATATTTCTTAGTCGTGATATTGATGACATCACTTTTGTTTTCTTGTTCAAATAATTCAAAAGAGGATAAAAACAATAAAGAAGTTCAAACACCATTTAATTATGAAGTTGAACAATTTGCAGATGTAAAAATATTGCGATATCAAATTCCTGGTTTCAATGAGCTTTCATTAAAACAAAAAGAGTTGGTATATTATTTATCTCAGGCAGGTATGGTTGGTAGAGATATTATGTACGATCAAAATTATAGACATAACTTAAAAATAAGACGTGCATTAGAGCATATTTACACTAACTATAAAGGAGACAAAACAACAGATGATTGGAAAAATTTTGAAACCTATTTAAAAAGAATATGGTTTTCAAATGGAATACATCACCACTATTCAAATGATAAATTTAAACCAGCATTTTCACAGGAATATTTTGATGTTTTATTAAAAGAAACCAATACAAAACTTACAGGAGAGGCGTATGATGTTATTTTTAATGATGCTGATGCAAAGAAAGTAAATTTAGACGCTTCTAAAGGGTTGTTGAAAGGTTCAGCCATTAATTTTTATTCACCAAATATAACAGAACATGATGTTGATGCTTTTTATGCTTCAAAAATTGATAAAAATGATACAACACCAATTGAATATGGATTGAACTCTAAATTGATAAAAAAGGAGGATGGCACCATAGTGGAGAAAGTTTGGAAAGTTGGTGGAATGTATGATAAAGCTATTGAAAAAATTGTTTATTGGTTAGGAAAAGCCGTTACTGTAGCCGAAAATGACAAACAAGCGAAAGCTCTGAACTTATTAATTGAATATTATAAAACGGGAGATTTAAAAATTTGGGATGATTATAATATTGTTTGGGCAACAAGTACCGAAGGTGATATTGACTATATAAATGGTTTTATTGAAGTTTACAACGATCCAAAAGCATTTAGAGGATCGTATGAAACAATAGTTCAAATTAAAGATTTTGATATGTCAAAAAAAATGGCAGTTGTATCAAAAAATGCACAGTGGTTTGAAGATAATTCAACAATTGATGAAAATCATAAAAAGAAAAATGTTGTAGGTGTTTCATACAAAACAGTGAATGTGGCTTCAGAAGCCGGAGATGCCTCACCTTCAACACCTATTGGTGTTAATTTACCAAATAATAATTGGATTCGTCAGCAACATGGATCAAAATCAGTTTCATTAGGAAACCTAATTGAAGCCTACAATCAAGCTGGTGGAACAGATAAATTGAAAGAGTTTGCTTTTGATGAAGCGGAAGTTAATGCAGAAATAAAATACGGGCATTTAGCTGACAAACTGCATACAGCTTTACATGAAGTAATAGGGCATGCTAGTGGTAAAATTAATCCAGGTGTTGGTCAACCAAAAGAGACCTTAAAAAATTATTCTTCAACCTTAGAAGAAGCACGAGCAGATTTAGTAGGTTTATATTACTTACCTGATGAAAAATTGGTTGAAATGAAGCTTTCACCAAATGCAGTAGGAATAGGAAAAGCGGCTTATGATGGATATATTAGAAATGGTTTAATTACACAATTAATTCGTTTAAATTTAGGAGATGATATTGAAGAGGCTCATATGAGAAACAGACAATTGGTAGCTTCTTGGGCTTTTGAGAAAGGTAAAAAAGAGAATGTAATTGAAAAAGTGGTAAAAAATAATAAAACCTACTTTGTAATTAGAGATTATGACAAATTGAGAACGTTGTTTGGAGATTTATTAAGAGAAATACAACGCATCAAATCTGAAGGAGATTTTGAAGCAGGAAAAGCATTGGTTGAAACGTATGGAGTTAAGGTAGATCAAGCAATGCACAAAGAAGTATTAGAACGTAACAGTAAATTTAAATCGGCTCCATATAGTGGATTTGTAAACCCTGTACTAGTTGCTGAGAAAGATGCTGCGGGTAATATAACAGCCATTAAGGTAACGCAACCTACAGGCTTTGCAGCACAAATGTTAGATTATGCAAAACGGTATACCACGTTACCAGATACGAATTAA